The Opitutaceae bacterium genome has a window encoding:
- a CDS encoding heavy metal translocating P-type ATPase metal-binding domain-containing protein codes for MNLSTKSSLTPSGIKTCKHCGNPLDEATAPEAAERGFCCSGCEYVYRLIHGQKLDRFYELRGRTVDPVGGYVFRPRDTRWLKGLALEAEKKAKDRAVLTLRVQGISCVGCVWLIEKVFLDREGARLARVNATEGTVRLEWVPGQLDVPAFALDLQRFGYLLGPAGGATRGESSRLTMRLGMCAAFAMNAMLFTLPVYLGMTPDFWFAWLFSALAFAFSTMALIVGGSYFFRRSLTGLRHGVIHIDLPISLGLIFAYAGSLYGWITGTEGMVYFDFVATFSFLMLVGRWTQQVAVERNQRRLLDATMGLPRVERVGGSGEAGTEEVSVEDLGPGDIYRLEPGQAVPVCSQLRVSDASFGLDWISGESEARASRVGQLVSAGAINLSPTAIEMQAVEVWDQSLLSRLLAGGESGERGDPLLERIIRIYLIAVLALAAAGGGAWFVLAGDSGLALRVAVSVLVVSCPCALGVSLPLLDEMATARMRRFGVYVRAEHVWQRLRRVTRVVFDKTGTLTLESPILLNRAELGRLDSADREALGAMVRESRHPVASCLREALLADGWIDGRSQVRGDLEEEVGQGLIWRDGEHEWRLGRPSWAVFGNTGSPVPAGDEVRTVYSRDGRALIGFIIRDEVRPGARSEVAALLAMGYEIRVLSGDRRSSVESMVRGLGLPETHGLAEQSPQEKADWVRNHDARRILMIGDGANDSLAFDAAGCRGTPAIDRGLLEQKSDFFFLGRSLSGIRRLMETARRHGRVASAILVFAILYNLVAVAFCLAGRMNPLLAAVLMPLSALVSLAIAAWGMSRQDSANTMIVSD; via the coding sequence ATGAATTTGTCAACAAAAAGCAGCCTGACCCCTTCTGGGATCAAGACCTGCAAACATTGTGGAAATCCCCTCGACGAAGCCACGGCTCCCGAGGCGGCGGAACGGGGTTTCTGCTGTTCAGGCTGCGAGTATGTCTACCGGCTGATTCACGGACAGAAACTGGACCGGTTCTATGAGCTGAGGGGCCGGACGGTGGATCCGGTCGGGGGCTACGTCTTCCGTCCCCGGGACACCCGATGGCTCAAGGGTCTGGCTCTCGAGGCGGAAAAGAAGGCTAAGGACCGGGCGGTTCTGACCCTGAGGGTCCAGGGAATCTCCTGCGTCGGGTGTGTCTGGCTGATCGAGAAGGTATTTCTGGATCGGGAGGGTGCGCGATTGGCCCGGGTCAACGCGACCGAGGGCACGGTGCGTCTCGAATGGGTCCCGGGTCAACTGGACGTGCCGGCCTTTGCCCTCGATCTCCAGCGTTTCGGCTATCTGCTCGGTCCGGCCGGTGGGGCCACCCGGGGCGAAAGCAGTCGGTTGACCATGCGTCTGGGCATGTGTGCGGCGTTCGCCATGAATGCCATGCTCTTCACCCTCCCGGTCTACCTCGGGATGACGCCGGATTTCTGGTTCGCCTGGCTCTTCAGCGCCCTCGCGTTCGCCTTTTCCACCATGGCGCTGATCGTGGGCGGATCGTACTTCTTCCGGCGCAGCCTGACCGGCCTTCGCCATGGGGTCATTCACATCGATCTGCCGATTTCGCTCGGTCTGATCTTTGCCTACGCCGGATCGCTCTACGGATGGATCACCGGAACGGAGGGGATGGTCTACTTTGATTTCGTGGCCACCTTCAGTTTTCTCATGCTGGTCGGGCGGTGGACCCAGCAGGTGGCGGTCGAACGCAATCAGAGGCGCCTGCTCGATGCGACCATGGGTCTTCCGCGTGTCGAGCGGGTGGGAGGATCCGGCGAGGCCGGCACGGAGGAGGTCTCGGTTGAAGATCTGGGCCCGGGGGATATCTACCGGCTGGAGCCCGGACAGGCCGTCCCGGTCTGTTCCCAATTGCGGGTGTCGGATGCGTCCTTTGGACTCGACTGGATCAGCGGTGAATCCGAAGCCCGCGCCTCGCGAGTCGGCCAGCTTGTCTCGGCCGGGGCGATCAACCTGAGCCCGACCGCAATCGAGATGCAGGCGGTTGAAGTCTGGGATCAGTCGCTTCTGTCCCGATTGCTGGCGGGAGGTGAATCTGGAGAAAGGGGCGATCCCCTCCTCGAGCGCATCATTCGAATCTACCTGATTGCGGTGCTCGCCTTGGCGGCAGCCGGAGGCGGGGCCTGGTTCGTCCTTGCCGGAGATAGCGGACTGGCCCTTCGGGTGGCCGTATCCGTCCTGGTTGTTTCCTGTCCGTGTGCTCTGGGTGTGTCCCTGCCCCTGCTCGATGAGATGGCAACCGCCCGGATGCGTCGATTCGGGGTTTATGTGCGGGCCGAGCATGTCTGGCAGCGGCTCCGACGCGTCACCAGGGTGGTTTTTGACAAGACCGGAACACTCACGCTCGAATCTCCCATTCTTCTGAATCGCGCGGAACTCGGGAGACTGGATTCCGCCGATCGGGAGGCCTTGGGAGCCATGGTCCGGGAGAGCCGTCATCCGGTGGCGTCGTGCCTCCGCGAGGCACTCCTCGCCGACGGTTGGATTGACGGACGGAGCCAGGTTCGTGGTGATTTGGAGGAAGAGGTGGGGCAGGGACTGATCTGGAGGGACGGTGAACACGAATGGAGACTGGGTCGTCCGTCCTGGGCTGTCTTCGGAAACACCGGGTCGCCGGTGCCGGCCGGCGACGAGGTTCGCACCGTGTATTCCAGGGACGGTCGCGCCTTGATTGGATTCATCATTCGGGACGAAGTCCGACCCGGTGCACGCAGCGAGGTGGCCGCACTGCTTGCCATGGGTTACGAGATCCGTGTCCTCAGCGGCGATCGCCGATCATCCGTTGAGTCCATGGTTCGTGGACTCGGCCTGCCGGAGACACATGGTCTGGCCGAGCAGTCGCCGCAGGAAAAGGCCGATTGGGTGCGGAATCACGATGCCCGCCGGATCCTCATGATCGGGGACGGGGCCAATGACAGCCTGGCCTTTGACGCCGCCGGCTGCCGGGGCACTCCGGCCATCGACCGGGGCCTGTTGGAGCAGAAATCAGACTTTTTCTTCCTCGGCCGGAGCCTTTCCGGGATTCGGAGGCTGATGGAGACGGCCCGCCGGCATGGACGGGTCGCATCGGCCATCCTGGTCTTTGCGATCCTTTACAACCTGGTCGCGGTCGCCTTTTGCCTGGCCGGTCGGATGAATCCGTTGCTCGCGGCCGTCCTCATGCCGCTGAGCGCGCTGGTGTCGCTGGCCATCGCGGCGTGGGGAATGTCCCGTCAGGATTCCGCCAATACAATGATCGTGTCGGATTGA
- a CDS encoding energy transducer TonB has translation MNHPAIILIASLLPLSALASFDPIELPTDVSRVIVLETPEPTPVDADLLDYPAHLVYRITPEYPRELKARGIMGYVEVEIVVDTIGRVCKAEVIKADYPDFAEAALRATREWIFEPALIEGLPVAVKVTVPFRFIIPSLLAQR, from the coding sequence GTGAACCACCCCGCAATTATCCTGATCGCTTCGCTCCTGCCGCTTTCGGCGCTGGCCTCCTTTGATCCGATCGAGCTGCCCACGGATGTCTCCAGGGTCATCGTCCTTGAGACACCCGAGCCCACCCCGGTGGATGCGGATCTGTTGGATTATCCCGCCCATCTGGTTTATCGAATCACCCCTGAATATCCGAGGGAGTTGAAGGCCCGGGGGATCATGGGTTATGTCGAGGTCGAGATCGTCGTCGATACCATCGGCCGGGTCTGCAAAGCGGAAGTCATCAAGGCGGATTATCCGGATTTTGCCGAAGCCGCGCTCCGGGCGACCCGTGAATGGATCTTCGAGCCGGCGCTGATCGAGGGGCTTCCCGTTGCGGTCAAAGTGACGGTGCCCTTCCGGTTCATCATCCCCAGTCTTTTGGCCCAACGCTGA
- a CDS encoding ATP-dependent RecD-like DNA helicase, with translation MSGHAPTADETLEGVLERIIFFNEENHYCIAEFRPGDGQNKTTIVGALPGVQCGETLKLKGAWVRHPQHGDQFKVQSFSSELPATVYGIRKYLGSGLVPGIGKVYANKIVDQFGEDTLRVISEESALLRKVPGIGKGRAAAIKSAWDEQSALREVMVFLQTYGVSVSQCLRIVKTYGSEARTVLQQEPYRVAREIDGIGFKTADRIAINLGFANDSPPRLDAGLVYAMQALEEEGHTAFREDELLDRAAEMLQTDRQLLVARCQALVSERVFVRYPSSEDNPSGRFIQLPLSERAEGRIADSVRRLGAVRSGLPPIRIDAAVAWAQQRAGFPFSPDQEQAIREALSHKLFVLTGGPGTGKTTILRALVEILKAKKVRVHLAAPTGRAAQRLAETTGGFAQTIHRLLKFEPARGGFTVNQSQPLNTDFLIVDEASMLDARMAAAVFQAMPSSAHLVLVGDIDQLPSVGAGNVLNDLIASAVVPVVRLRVIFRQQAHSLIVTAAHAINRGEVILPPTVDKPEDIDESGDLWFLSAVSAEDCLQKVLGLLRSTITQRFHLDPIADTQVLAPMHRGPVGVGNLNREMQTLFAGRQTSRGLPTLKTGFGEFRVGDKIIQTRNNYDKGLFNGDIGSITSVDPESGTFQADFDGDSHEFDRGDLTDISLAYAISIHKSQGSEYPAVIVPLLKSHFMMLQRNLLYTAITRGKKRVIVVGESAAYAMAVRNSDSRQRCTLLKARILENRGS, from the coding sequence ATGTCCGGGCACGCGCCAACCGCAGACGAGACCCTCGAGGGTGTTCTTGAGCGTATCATTTTCTTCAACGAGGAGAACCACTACTGCATCGCCGAGTTCCGGCCGGGCGATGGACAGAACAAGACGACCATCGTGGGCGCCCTCCCGGGTGTTCAATGTGGCGAGACCCTGAAGCTGAAAGGCGCCTGGGTCCGGCATCCCCAGCACGGCGACCAGTTCAAAGTGCAGTCGTTCTCGTCCGAGCTTCCAGCCACCGTCTACGGCATCCGCAAGTATCTGGGCAGCGGGTTGGTTCCCGGCATCGGGAAAGTCTACGCCAACAAAATCGTCGATCAGTTCGGTGAGGACACCCTCCGGGTGATCAGCGAGGAATCCGCCCTGCTGCGCAAGGTCCCGGGCATCGGAAAAGGACGGGCCGCGGCGATCAAGTCCGCCTGGGACGAGCAGAGCGCCCTTCGGGAGGTCATGGTCTTCCTGCAAACCTACGGAGTCAGCGTCTCCCAATGCCTGCGCATCGTGAAGACCTACGGTTCCGAGGCACGCACCGTTCTCCAGCAGGAACCCTACCGGGTGGCCCGCGAGATCGACGGGATCGGTTTCAAGACGGCCGATCGCATCGCGATCAATCTGGGATTCGCCAACGACAGTCCGCCGCGTCTCGATGCGGGCCTCGTTTATGCCATGCAGGCGCTCGAGGAGGAGGGACACACCGCGTTCCGCGAGGACGAGCTGCTCGACCGCGCGGCCGAGATGCTCCAGACCGACCGCCAACTCCTCGTCGCGCGGTGCCAGGCCCTCGTCAGCGAACGGGTGTTTGTCCGGTATCCATCAAGCGAGGACAACCCGTCCGGCCGTTTCATCCAGCTGCCGCTCTCCGAGCGCGCCGAGGGTCGGATCGCCGACTCCGTCCGACGCCTTGGCGCGGTCAGATCCGGCCTCCCTCCCATCCGGATCGATGCCGCGGTGGCCTGGGCGCAGCAACGGGCGGGCTTCCCCTTCAGCCCCGATCAGGAACAGGCCATCCGCGAAGCCCTCTCCCACAAGCTCTTCGTCCTGACTGGAGGACCCGGTACCGGGAAGACAACCATCCTGCGCGCCCTGGTCGAGATCCTGAAAGCCAAGAAAGTCCGGGTCCATCTGGCCGCGCCCACCGGCCGGGCGGCCCAAAGACTGGCCGAAACGACCGGAGGCTTCGCCCAGACCATCCACCGCCTGCTCAAGTTCGAGCCGGCCCGGGGCGGTTTCACGGTCAATCAATCCCAACCGCTGAACACTGATTTCCTGATCGTCGATGAGGCCAGCATGCTGGATGCGCGGATGGCCGCAGCGGTCTTTCAGGCGATGCCCTCATCCGCCCACCTCGTGCTGGTCGGCGACATCGACCAATTGCCCTCGGTTGGCGCCGGCAATGTCCTCAACGACCTGATTGCCAGCGCGGTGGTTCCGGTGGTGCGCCTCCGGGTCATCTTCCGGCAACAGGCCCACAGCCTGATCGTGACCGCCGCCCATGCGATCAACCGCGGCGAAGTCATCCTCCCTCCGACCGTGGACAAACCCGAAGACATCGACGAAAGCGGCGATCTCTGGTTTCTCTCGGCTGTTTCCGCCGAGGATTGCCTGCAAAAGGTCCTCGGCCTGCTGCGTTCCACCATCACTCAACGCTTCCATCTGGACCCGATCGCCGACACCCAGGTGCTGGCGCCGATGCACCGCGGCCCGGTCGGAGTCGGCAACCTCAATCGCGAGATGCAAACCCTGTTCGCCGGTCGACAGACCAGCCGGGGCCTACCGACCCTCAAGACCGGTTTCGGCGAGTTCCGCGTGGGCGACAAGATCATCCAGACCCGGAACAACTACGACAAGGGACTCTTCAACGGTGATATCGGGTCGATCACTTCGGTTGATCCCGAGAGCGGAACCTTCCAGGCCGACTTCGACGGAGACAGCCACGAATTTGACCGCGGCGACCTGACTGACATCAGCCTGGCCTACGCGATCAGCATCCACAAGTCCCAAGGGAGTGAGTACCCGGCGGTCATCGTGCCGCTCCTGAAGAGCCATTTCATGATGCTGCAGCGCAATCTCCTCTACACCGCGATCACCCGGGGGAAAAAACGGGTCATCGTGGTCGGCGAATCCGCAGCCTATGCCATGGCGGTGCGCAACAGCGACAGCCGGCAGCGCTGCACTCTGCTCAAGGCGCGGATCCTGGAGAACCGGGGATCGTGA
- a CDS encoding HAD family hydrolase, which produces MTFQPQGVLFDLDGTLLDHFNVLHRCYVHTLGKLGLAVPDFETVRRSVGGSMEVTMGHFVGQQHMQEAVAIWRRHFDEIFLEDVTMLPGSLALVEELHRRGARLAVFTNKIGDQSRRICTHLGLDPMIEFVLGANDTPYRKPQPEFSRAVLDRLSVPGEEVVFIGDSPFDIEAAHCVSRPAYCVTTGTHTRDELIAAGADGVHPDMFELARSVFRIEIEPVRCEG; this is translated from the coding sequence ATGACTTTTCAGCCTCAAGGCGTCCTCTTTGACCTCGACGGAACCCTGCTCGACCACTTCAACGTCCTGCATCGCTGCTACGTTCACACCTTGGGAAAACTCGGCCTCGCGGTGCCCGATTTTGAAACAGTCCGACGATCGGTCGGGGGATCGATGGAAGTGACGATGGGGCATTTTGTCGGGCAGCAACATATGCAGGAGGCCGTCGCCATCTGGCGCCGGCATTTCGATGAGATCTTTCTCGAGGACGTGACAATGCTGCCGGGCAGTCTCGCTCTCGTCGAGGAACTTCACCGCCGGGGTGCCCGCCTGGCCGTTTTCACCAACAAAATCGGTGACCAGAGTCGGCGGATCTGCACCCATCTTGGCCTGGATCCGATGATTGAGTTCGTGCTGGGAGCCAATGACACGCCCTACCGGAAACCCCAACCGGAATTCAGCCGGGCGGTCCTCGACCGACTTTCGGTCCCTGGGGAGGAGGTCGTCTTCATCGGCGACTCCCCCTTCGACATCGAGGCCGCCCACTGTGTTTCGCGCCCCGCCTATTGCGTGACGACGGGCACCCACACAAGGGACGAATTGATCGCGGCGGGGGCTGACGGTGTTCATCCGGACATGTTTGAACTGGCGCGGTCGGTCTTCCGGATCGAGATTGAGCCCGTCCGGTGTGAAGGCTGA
- a CDS encoding ABC-type transport auxiliary lipoprotein family protein — protein sequence MPAVLIGGLAAMISGCTTPVAPEEIQLHTVSSESVGPVTLAAGAGVPITFQLAVEEHLDRPELAVRSGAQIQYSERNQWAEPLEDGLGRLLRTRLAATPGVSRIVASGGAPGSPPRVAVTVVVDRFEGDVSLGGPGRAVVDAGWRIAPYGQPSASALASGIYVREAEGWDGRDYERLKIMLTELADDLADAVATSVSENIAGMGGSKVFP from the coding sequence TTGCCCGCTGTCCTGATCGGCGGTCTCGCCGCCATGATCTCCGGCTGCACCACTCCGGTTGCGCCGGAAGAGATCCAGTTGCATACGGTCAGTTCCGAATCGGTGGGACCGGTGACGTTGGCTGCGGGTGCGGGAGTGCCCATCACTTTTCAGCTGGCCGTCGAGGAGCATCTCGATCGACCGGAACTTGCGGTTCGGTCCGGCGCGCAGATTCAGTACTCCGAACGCAATCAATGGGCGGAGCCCCTTGAGGATGGACTCGGCCGTCTCCTGCGAACCCGTCTGGCCGCCACGCCGGGTGTCAGTCGAATCGTGGCTTCCGGAGGCGCTCCCGGTTCTCCCCCGCGCGTGGCCGTCACCGTCGTGGTGGACCGATTTGAAGGGGACGTGTCTCTAGGAGGTCCCGGCCGCGCGGTGGTTGATGCCGGATGGCGGATTGCGCCCTACGGTCAACCTTCGGCCTCGGCCCTTGCTTCCGGGATCTACGTCCGGGAGGCGGAAGGCTGGGATGGTCGGGATTACGAGCGTCTCAAGATCATGTTGACCGAACTGGCCGACGATCTCGCCGACGCCGTCGCGACAAGCGTGAGCGAGAATATCGCGGGGATGGGTGGGTCGAAGGTTTTTCCCTGA
- a CDS encoding LL-diaminopimelate aminotransferase, whose product MIPINTHYQKLQASYLFSDIAKRVSAFQQQNPDRPLIKLGIGDVTEPLPPACISAFHRAVDEMGDRSTFRGYGPEQGYEFLRSAIATHDFQARGAEVSPDEIFVSDASKCDGGNIQEIFATDIRIAVPDPVYPVYVDTNVMAGRTGPWKDGRYEGLVYLEATAANGYVPALPSEPVDLIYLCYPNNPTGATLNRGQLQVWVDYAREHGSLILFDAAYEAFIRDESIPRSIFELEGAREVAIEFRSFSKNAGFTGTRCAFTVVPKSLKGRDAQGKPVDIHALWHRRHATKFNGVSYPIQRAAEAVYTPEGQSQTRRLTDFYLENAMIIRRAMESIGLACVGGDNAPYIWIQTGGDSWAFFDRLLNEAGVVCTPGSGFGRCGQGCIRLSAFNSRENVEKAVARVMKALGG is encoded by the coding sequence ATGATTCCGATCAACACCCACTACCAGAAACTCCAGGCTTCCTATCTTTTCTCCGATATCGCCAAGAGGGTCAGCGCCTTCCAGCAGCAGAATCCCGACCGGCCCCTGATCAAGCTAGGCATCGGCGACGTGACCGAGCCACTGCCTCCGGCCTGCATCAGCGCCTTCCACCGGGCGGTCGACGAGATGGGCGACCGCTCAACCTTCCGGGGTTATGGTCCGGAACAGGGATACGAGTTCCTCCGATCCGCCATCGCGACCCATGATTTTCAGGCGCGGGGTGCGGAGGTATCTCCCGACGAGATCTTCGTCAGTGATGCCTCCAAGTGTGACGGGGGCAATATCCAGGAGATCTTCGCCACGGACATCCGGATCGCGGTCCCTGATCCCGTTTACCCGGTCTATGTCGACACCAACGTGATGGCCGGCCGGACCGGTCCTTGGAAGGATGGACGCTATGAAGGGCTGGTTTACCTTGAGGCGACCGCCGCCAACGGCTACGTGCCCGCCCTGCCCTCCGAGCCCGTCGACCTCATCTACCTCTGCTACCCCAACAATCCAACCGGGGCCACCCTGAACCGCGGGCAGCTGCAGGTCTGGGTCGACTACGCCCGCGAACACGGTTCCCTCATTCTCTTCGACGCCGCCTACGAAGCGTTCATCCGGGATGAGTCGATTCCCAGATCGATCTTCGAGCTCGAAGGCGCGCGCGAGGTCGCGATTGAGTTCCGCAGCTTCTCGAAGAATGCCGGGTTCACCGGGACCCGCTGCGCCTTCACCGTCGTCCCGAAGTCGCTGAAAGGTCGCGACGCCCAGGGGAAGCCGGTTGATATCCATGCCCTCTGGCACCGGCGCCATGCCACCAAGTTCAACGGTGTCTCCTATCCGATCCAACGGGCGGCCGAGGCGGTCTATACCCCGGAGGGGCAGAGCCAGACCCGCCGGCTGACGGACTTCTATCTGGAAAACGCCATGATCATCCGACGCGCGATGGAGTCGATCGGCCTGGCCTGTGTCGGCGGCGACAACGCGCCCTATATCTGGATACAGACGGGGGGTGATTCCTGGGCCTTCTTTGATCGTCTGCTCAATGAGGCCGGTGTTGTCTGCACCCCGGGATCCGGCTTCGGCCGATGTGGCCAAGGCTGCATTCGTCTGAGCGCCTTCAACAGTCGGGAAAATGTCGAGAAGGCGGTGGCGCGGGTAATGAAGGCTCTGGGCGGCTGA
- the panC gene encoding pantoate--beta-alanine ligase, with amino-acid sequence MQIIESVLEMQSQAISLRSKNRLIGLVPTMGALHQGHISLIEAARAQADTVVVSIFVNPTQFGPNEDFEAYPRDVEKDIEVCREKGVDIVFLPGKEELYPQGYSTYVLEERLSTGLCGISRPHHFRGVLTVVAKLFNIVHPDLAVFGQKDAQQAAVVRKMVADLHFFVQILVCPTVREPDGLAMSSRNRKLHSTQRGDAAVIYKALNAAKALYDSGHHNVDRIIAEVTHTLSTSRRIRVIYAGLVDTETLEPLREITPGRSLLTVAVWVDEIRLIDNIIL; translated from the coding sequence ATGCAGATCATAGAGTCAGTCCTCGAGATGCAGTCGCAGGCCATCAGCCTGCGCTCCAAGAACCGGCTGATCGGTCTGGTGCCCACCATGGGCGCCCTGCATCAGGGACATATCAGCCTGATCGAAGCGGCCCGCGCGCAAGCGGATACCGTGGTGGTTTCGATCTTCGTCAATCCGACCCAGTTCGGGCCGAACGAAGACTTCGAAGCCTATCCACGGGACGTTGAAAAGGATATCGAGGTGTGTCGGGAGAAAGGAGTGGACATCGTCTTCCTGCCGGGGAAGGAGGAATTGTATCCGCAGGGATACTCCACTTATGTCCTTGAAGAGCGGCTGAGCACCGGACTCTGCGGGATTTCCCGCCCCCATCATTTTCGCGGGGTTCTCACCGTGGTCGCCAAGCTTTTCAATATTGTCCATCCCGATCTGGCGGTTTTCGGCCAGAAAGATGCCCAGCAGGCGGCCGTCGTCCGCAAGATGGTCGCGGACCTTCACTTTTTTGTCCAGATCCTCGTCTGCCCGACCGTTCGGGAACCGGACGGACTGGCCATGAGCTCGCGCAACCGGAAACTTCACTCGACCCAGCGCGGCGACGCTGCCGTCATCTACAAGGCGCTCAACGCGGCCAAGGCCCTCTACGACTCCGGTCATCACAATGTGGATCGGATCATCGCAGAAGTGACCCACACGCTTTCGACCAGTCGGAGGATCCGGGTCATCTACGCGGGCCTGGTCGATACCGAGACGCTCGAACCCCTCCGCGAGATCACTCCGGGCCGCAGCCTCCTGACCGTCGCCGTCTGGGTCGACGAAATCCGCCTGATCGACAATATCATTCTCTGA
- the nadB gene encoding L-aspartate oxidase, which translates to MPLDFDVIVVGSGIAGLSFALKAAAAGRRTAILTKKTRAESNTNYAQGGIACVTSDTDDFESHVQDTLVAGDGLCREEVVRSIVRDGPGRISELVELGLMFSRDSSGGYSLGREGGHSERRILHVKDMTGKAIEEALLRAVAENPLIELMEHFFAIDLITTGKFGLERGPDRVVGLYALDVISLKVETFRAPVVMLSTGGAGQVYLFTTNPDIATGDGIAMAWRAGVEIENMEFIQFHPTTLYSLTHDRFLISEAVRGEGAVLRNLSGEAFMGRYHPSADLAPRDVVARAIDSEMKKTGAAHVWLDITGRPESLLRDRFPLIFDHCLKLGLNLSTDRIPVVPAAHYTCGGVVTNLRAETSLPGLFACGEVASTGLHGANRLASNSLLEAVVMADHGARAIEDYLKTMSGPRPTLPDWVAGDAHDSDEQVVIAHNWDELRRAMWDYVGIVRTTKRLERARTRIRNLKREIHDYYWNFRVEPRLLELRNLTQTAELIVQCALLRAESRGLHYTLDYPDKSDVAKDSRVDRDPEAY; encoded by the coding sequence ATGCCCCTGGATTTCGATGTCATTGTGGTCGGATCAGGTATCGCAGGCCTCAGCTTCGCGCTGAAAGCGGCCGCCGCCGGCCGCCGGACCGCCATTCTCACCAAGAAGACCCGGGCGGAATCCAACACCAACTATGCCCAGGGAGGGATCGCCTGCGTGACCTCGGACACCGACGACTTCGAGAGTCACGTCCAGGACACCCTGGTGGCCGGCGACGGGCTCTGCCGCGAAGAGGTCGTCCGTTCAATCGTCCGGGACGGCCCGGGCCGGATCAGTGAACTGGTTGAATTGGGCCTGATGTTCAGCCGTGACTCCAGCGGTGGGTATTCGCTCGGACGCGAGGGCGGACATTCCGAACGGCGGATCCTTCACGTCAAGGACATGACAGGAAAGGCGATCGAGGAGGCCCTCCTGCGGGCGGTGGCGGAGAATCCGCTGATCGAGCTGATGGAGCATTTCTTTGCCATCGATCTGATCACGACCGGAAAGTTCGGGCTTGAGCGCGGACCCGACCGCGTGGTCGGCCTCTATGCGCTCGACGTGATCTCGCTCAAGGTGGAGACCTTCCGGGCCCCGGTGGTGATGCTTTCAACCGGTGGGGCGGGCCAGGTCTACCTCTTCACCACCAACCCGGACATCGCGACCGGAGACGGAATCGCCATGGCCTGGCGGGCCGGAGTCGAGATCGAGAACATGGAGTTCATCCAGTTTCACCCGACCACCCTGTATTCTCTGACCCATGACAGGTTTCTGATCAGCGAGGCGGTGCGTGGTGAGGGGGCCGTTCTCCGCAATCTCTCGGGTGAAGCCTTCATGGGTCGCTACCATCCCTCGGCCGATCTCGCCCCACGCGACGTGGTGGCGCGGGCCATCGACTCGGAGATGAAGAAGACCGGGGCGGCCCATGTCTGGCTCGACATCACCGGCCGGCCCGAATCACTCCTCCGCGACCGGTTCCCCCTGATTTTCGACCATTGTCTCAAACTCGGCCTCAATCTCTCGACCGACCGGATCCCCGTGGTCCCCGCCGCCCACTATACCTGCGGAGGGGTCGTCACCAATCTCAGGGCGGAAACCTCGCTCCCGGGTCTCTTTGCCTGCGGTGAGGTCGCCTCGACCGGCCTGCACGGCGCCAATCGACTGGCCAGCAACTCACTGCTCGAGGCGGTCGTCATGGCCGACCATGGTGCCCGGGCGATCGAAGACTACCTTAAGACAATGTCCGGACCGAGGCCGACGCTTCCCGATTGGGTGGCCGGCGATGCTCACGATTCCGACGAACAGGTGGTCATCGCCCACAATTGGGACGAATTGCGGAGGGCGATGTGGGATTATGTGGGCATTGTCCGCACGACCAAGCGCCTGGAACGGGCGCGCACCCGTATCCGGAACCTGAAACGGGAAATCCACGACTACTATTGGAACTTCCGAGTCGAACCCCGGCTGCTCGAATTGCGCAACCTCACCCAGACCGCCGAATTGATCGTGCAATGCGCTCTTCTGCGTGCCGAGAGCCGGGGGTTGCATTACACCCTGGATTATCCCGACAAATCCGACGTGGCGAAGGATTCCAGAGTCGATCGCGATCCGGAAGCCTACTGA